From the genome of Psychroserpens ponticola, one region includes:
- the ubiE gene encoding bifunctional demethylmenaquinone methyltransferase/2-methoxy-6-polyprenyl-1,4-benzoquinol methylase UbiE, translating into MSKVKPYKDSDLNKKQQVAQMFDNISKEYDGLNRVISFGIDIKWRNKVVDIVAKTKPENILDIATGTGDLAISLVKTNAVKIVGLDISDGMLDVGRKKISNKNFDDKISMVLGDSENLPFENDSFDAITVAFGVRNFETLEKGLAEIYRVLKPNGIFVILETSLPTKTPFKQGYNFYTKYILPTIGKVFSKDQSAYSYLCESASVFPFGEALNNILRKIGFNNVVDQPQTFGVATIYSASKA; encoded by the coding sequence GTGTCAAAAGTAAAACCATATAAAGATAGTGATCTGAATAAAAAGCAACAGGTCGCTCAAATGTTTGATAATATTTCTAAAGAATATGACGGTTTAAATCGCGTGATTTCATTTGGAATAGATATTAAATGGCGAAATAAAGTTGTTGATATTGTGGCTAAGACAAAACCTGAAAATATTTTGGATATTGCAACAGGAACAGGAGATTTAGCAATTAGTTTGGTTAAAACAAATGCTGTTAAAATTGTTGGTTTAGATATTAGTGATGGCATGTTGGACGTTGGTAGAAAAAAAATTAGCAACAAGAATTTTGATGATAAAATTAGTATGGTTTTAGGTGATTCTGAAAATTTGCCTTTTGAGAATGATTCATTTGATGCTATAACAGTTGCTTTTGGTGTGCGTAATTTTGAAACTTTAGAAAAAGGTTTAGCCGAAATTTATCGCGTTTTAAAGCCTAATGGTATTTTTGTAATTCTTGAAACTTCTCTTCCTACAAAAACGCCATTTAAACAAGGGTATAACTTTTATACTAAATATATTTTGCCTACTATTGGAAAAGTGTTCTCAAAAGATCAATCTGCTTATTCATATTTATGCGAATCAGCTTCAGTTTTTCCTTTTGGTGAAGCATTAAACAATATTTTACGTAAAATTGGGTTTAATAACGTTGTAGATCAACCACAAACCTTTGGTGTTGCAACTATTTACAGTGCATCCAAAGCATAA
- the porT gene encoding type IX secretion/gliding motility protein PorT/SprT yields MKRVFVVLALLIVTQTATAQLFSREKIKNNENFDKARLSWGFYLGMNSYDFQFNYEQDLKEILVETSVGFSVGLVSNLRISEYLDLRFEPGLFISQRNIMYDPSYFAGVEFNDSDLLREVKSTYVHFPLLLKISTKRLNNFKPFIIGGISTAINLSSNQENPDDNSSGQFRTKKKVMFYELGFGVDFYNQWFKFSPSIRGVFAMDDEIVKDVDPNSPWTSNVATMKTRGIFLNFTFQ; encoded by the coding sequence ATGAAGAGAGTATTTGTCGTCTTAGCCTTATTGATTGTCACGCAAACTGCGACTGCGCAATTGTTTAGTAGAGAGAAAATTAAAAATAACGAGAACTTTGATAAAGCGCGTTTGTCTTGGGGTTTTTATTTAGGAATGAATAGTTATGATTTTCAATTTAACTACGAACAAGATTTAAAAGAAATACTTGTAGAAACTAGTGTAGGTTTTAGTGTTGGATTGGTGTCTAACTTGCGTATCAGTGAATATTTGGATTTAAGATTTGAACCTGGCCTTTTTATTTCGCAAAGAAATATTATGTATGATCCAAGCTATTTTGCTGGAGTAGAATTTAATGATTCAGATTTATTACGTGAGGTTAAATCTACTTATGTGCATTTTCCACTTCTATTAAAAATATCTACAAAACGACTTAACAATTTCAAGCCTTTTATTATTGGTGGTATTTCAACAGCGATTAATTTATCAAGTAACCAAGAAAATCCTGATGATAATAGTTCTGGTCAATTTAGAACTAAGAAAAAGGTAATGTTTTACGAATTAGGCTTCGGAGTTGATTTTTACAATCAATGGTTTAAATTTTCGCCTTCAATTAGAGGTGTGTTTGCCATGGATGATGAAATTGTTAAAGATGTTGATCCAAATAGCCCTTGGACAAGTAATGTTGCGACCATGAAAACACGTGGTATCTTCCTGAATTTTACATTCCAGTAA